In the Methylomonas rhizoryzae genome, one interval contains:
- a CDS encoding REP-associated tyrosine transposase: MPNYRRNRIPGGTYFFTVNLLERKSALLIEHIAELREAVRATRQQQPFHIDAWVVLPDHMHAIWTLPSGDDQYSNRWRAIKKAFSKALSKIEYRSQIKAVRRNASRFRRMVALNCG, from the coding sequence ATGCCAAACTATCGACGCAATCGCATTCCGGGCGGGACTTATTTTTTCACGGTTAATTTGCTTGAGCGAAAATCGGCATTGTTGATCGAGCATATTGCCGAATTACGGGAAGCGGTCCGCGCAACTCGGCAACAACAGCCCTTTCATATCGACGCCTGGGTTGTTTTGCCGGATCACATGCACGCCATTTGGACATTGCCATCTGGTGATGATCAATACTCCAATCGATGGCGAGCTATCAAAAAAGCTTTTTCAAAAGCACTCTCAAAAATCGAATATCGCTCCCAAATCAAGGCCGTAAGACGGAACGCATCGCGGTTTCGCCGTATGGTGGCTTTGAATTGCGGATAG
- a CDS encoding type II toxin-antitoxin system RelE/ParE family toxin: protein MIKSFQHKGLKAFFETGSKVGIKPEHAAKLNRQLLRLDIAKTANDVNLPGWRLHPLSGDLAGHYSIVVNGNWRMTFKFEGEDVVLVDYMDYH from the coding sequence ATGATTAAATCGTTCCAACACAAAGGCCTGAAAGCCTTTTTCGAAACGGGCAGCAAGGTCGGCATCAAGCCGGAACACGCTGCCAAGCTCAACCGGCAACTGTTGCGCCTGGACATCGCCAAGACAGCCAACGACGTGAACTTGCCCGGCTGGCGCTTGCACCCGTTGAGCGGCGATCTGGCCGGCCATTACTCCATCGTCGTCAATGGCAATTGGCGGATGACCTTCAAGTTCGAAGGCGAAGACGTGGTGTTGGTCGATTACATGGACTACCACTAA
- a CDS encoding tyrosine-type recombinase/integrase, producing MPHVATPNTEQKILAIGEYPAIGLADARAKREEAKKQLANGIDPSTAKKAAKAASQDAAANSFEVIAREWHETHMANKTADHAKKTLLNLERDVFPWLGRMPIVNIEAPDVLAAVKRIEQRGANESASKTRRANGQVFRYAITTGRAVRNPVPDLQGAFVPTTVKHHAAITDPVQIGALLRACEGYTGHFTTRCALRLSFLVMLRPGEVRKAEWSEIDLERAEWRIPAAKMKMREEHISPLSRQALAIFEESKPLTGTGHFVFPSVRSNARPMSETPAPALK from the coding sequence ATGCCTCACGTGGCAACACCTAACACCGAGCAAAAAATCTTGGCGATTGGCGAATATCCGGCTATCGGCCTAGCCGATGCCCGCGCCAAGCGCGAAGAGGCCAAAAAGCAGCTTGCCAACGGCATCGATCCATCGACCGCCAAAAAAGCCGCCAAAGCGGCCAGCCAAGACGCCGCCGCCAACAGCTTCGAAGTCATTGCCCGCGAATGGCACGAAACCCACATGGCGAACAAAACCGCAGACCACGCCAAGAAAACCTTGCTCAACCTGGAAAGGGACGTTTTCCCCTGGCTGGGCCGAATGCCCATCGTCAACATTGAGGCACCCGACGTGCTGGCCGCAGTCAAACGCATCGAACAACGCGGCGCGAATGAAAGCGCCTCGAAGACCCGGCGAGCCAACGGCCAAGTGTTTCGCTACGCCATTACCACCGGCCGCGCCGTTAGAAACCCGGTTCCCGATCTGCAAGGGGCATTCGTACCAACCACTGTCAAACACCATGCCGCCATCACCGACCCGGTACAAATCGGCGCATTGCTGCGAGCCTGCGAAGGCTATACCGGTCACTTTACCACCCGTTGCGCGTTGCGCTTGTCCTTCTTGGTCATGTTGAGGCCTGGCGAAGTGCGTAAGGCCGAATGGTCTGAAATCGACCTGGAGCGGGCCGAATGGCGCATTCCGGCCGCCAAAATGAAGATGCGCGAGGAACACATCAGCCCGTTATCCCGGCAGGCGCTAGCCATCTTCGAGGAAAGCAAGCCGCTGACCGGTACCGGCCACTTTGTGTTTCCGTCGGTACGCAGTAACGCCAGGCCCATGTCGGAAACACCAGCACCGGCGCTGAAATGA
- a CDS encoding HigA family addiction module antitoxin, with protein sequence MADDLQVRRRRRGVGRLHGLPLRGNPMTQIHNPPHPGETLREDILPALSLTVTEAAKQLGVTRGTLSKVLNGRAAISPEMALRIESWLGVENGGRADLWIAHQAAYDLWQARQAGAPTVQRAVIPH encoded by the coding sequence TTGGCGGATGACCTTCAAGTTCGAAGGCGAAGACGTGGTGTTGGTCGATTACATGGACTACCACTAAGAGGCAACCCCATGACGCAAATCCACAACCCACCACACCCCGGCGAAACCTTGCGCGAAGACATCTTGCCGGCGCTGTCGCTGACGGTCACCGAAGCCGCCAAGCAGCTTGGCGTCACCCGGGGCACCTTGTCCAAAGTGCTGAATGGCCGGGCGGCTATATCGCCGGAAATGGCGCTCAGAATCGAAAGCTGGCTCGGCGTCGAGAATGGCGGCCGGGCCGATCTATGGATAGCCCACCAAGCCGCCTACGACCTTTGGCAAGCCCGCCAAGCGGGAGCGCCTACCGTGCAACGGGCGGTGATACCGCACTGA
- a CDS encoding tyrosine-type recombinase/integrase has translation MTAHGFRGMASTRLNEAHLFNPDAIERQLAHGEQNSVRAAYNRAQYLPERVKMLQWWADYLDSLKEGAAVVPFQRKSA, from the coding sequence ATGACCGCCCACGGCTTCCGGGGCATGGCTTCTACCCGGCTCAACGAAGCCCACCTATTCAACCCGGATGCCATCGAGCGTCAGCTTGCCCACGGCGAGCAAAACAGTGTCCGCGCCGCCTACAACCGAGCGCAATACCTGCCGGAACGGGTGAAGATGTTGCAGTGGTGGGCGGATTATTTGGACAGCTTGAAGGAAGGCGCGGCGGTGGTGCCGTTTCAACGCAAGAGCGCCTAA